A stretch of DNA from Candidatus Krumholzibacteriia bacterium:
GCCGGCGGCGGTGGAGATGGTGATGCCAGGGGACACGGTGGAGCTGGACGTGGAGCTGATCACGCCGATCGCGATGGAGGAGGGCCTGCGCTTCGCCATCCGCGAGGGCGGTCGCACCGTCGGCGCCGGCGTCGTCGCCAAAATCCACGCCTGAGCGTGCCCACGGAGGAATGGTCAGACGATGCGGGATCAAGTGCAGCTGGCGTGCGGTCAATGCAAGCGCCGCAACTACGTCACGACGAAGAACAAGCG
This window harbors:
- the tuf gene encoding elongation factor Tu (EF-Tu; promotes GTP-dependent binding of aminoacyl-tRNA to the A-site of ribosomes during protein biosynthesis; when the tRNA anticodon matches the mRNA codon, GTP hydrolysis results; the inactive EF-Tu-GDP leaves the ribosome and release of GDP is promoted by elongation factor Ts; many prokaryotes have two copies of the gene encoding EF-Tu), which encodes PAAVEMVMPGDTVELDVELITPIAMEEGLRFAIREGGRTVGAGVVAKIHA